A window of Rhododendron vialii isolate Sample 1 chromosome 13a, ASM3025357v1 contains these coding sequences:
- the LOC131314120 gene encoding F-box protein At4g18380-like, whose translation MELWVKKKQEAGNQFHRLPDDVVLHIFNKLSDVTWLCRCFVVSKRFSSLVSHVQTLSFRSDIWNSVLNSCSVSRKFEERNSKRKFSGISLKPLGCLKNLPPSPPSRLNFPNFVFHLKQIQSLNIELPFDEFIGNNDSVLEYWGAKFTTKLNRFMVLYATSLSKMVESEEEEEEEEEDNEA comes from the coding sequence ATGGAACTCTGGGTGAAGAAGAAACAAGAAGCAGGGAACCAGTTCCACCGTTTACCGGACGACGTTGTACTCCACATCTTCAACAAGCTCTCCGACGTCACATGGCTGTGCAGATGCTTCGTGGTCTCCAAGCGATTCTCCTCCCTCGTCTCTCACGTCCAAACTCTCTCCTTCCGATCCGATATCTGGAATTCTGTTTTGAATTCCTGCTCTGTTTCCCGCAAATTTGAGGAAAGGAATTCCAAACGGAAATTCTCAGGAATCTCCCTCAAACCCCTTGGATGCCTCAAGaatctccctccctctcctcctTCGCGACTGAATTTCCCCAACTTTGTGTTCCACTTGAAACAGATTCAGTCTCTTAATATCGAACTTCCCTTCGATGAATTCATCGGTAACAATGATTCTGTTCTCGAATATTGGGGTGCCAAATTCACCACAAAACTCAACAGATTCATGGTTCTCTATGCAACATCTCTCTCTAAGATGGTGGaatctgaagaagaagaagaagaagaagaagaagacaatgaAGCGTAA